Proteins encoded within one genomic window of Egicoccus sp. AB-alg2:
- a CDS encoding cupredoxin domain-containing protein, translated as MRRRTTLTALTAAALLAVACSGDDGSPAAAPAASGATGATLEVEAGDLYFTPEQLSASAGEITVVLDNVGAAEHDFVIEELDDAEVVHAAPGETASGTVTLESGTYTFYCSIPGHRTTMEGVLDVG; from the coding sequence ATGCGCAGACGGACCACCCTCACCGCCCTGACCGCGGCCGCCCTCCTGGCGGTCGCCTGCAGCGGCGACGACGGTTCCCCGGCGGCGGCGCCCGCGGCCAGCGGCGCGACCGGCGCGACCCTCGAGGTGGAAGCCGGCGACCTGTACTTCACGCCCGAGCAACTGAGCGCGAGCGCCGGTGAGATCACCGTCGTCCTGGACAACGTGGGGGCCGCCGAGCACGACTTCGTGATCGAGGAGCTCGACGATGCCGAGGTGGTCCACGCCGCACCCGGCGAGACGGCGAGCGGCACCGTGACCCTCGAGTCCGGCACCTACACCTTCTACTGCAGCATCCCCGGGCACCGCACCACGATGGAGGGGGTCCTGGACGTCGGCTGA
- the nirK gene encoding copper-containing nitrite reductase, whose translation MTGQAPVREKPSQAPPIPPSGPTLGSGRALLLIVTAVLASIAVTLAIGDTGSGGVVVADASAVGAAEVEALEPGPRTADRISHDGITIPEPVRDRAATTLEVELTTVEVEGQLADGSTTTYWTFDGSVPGPLVRVREGDTVEFTLRNDDGSKNPHSIDLHAVNGPGGGAGATQLAPGEVGTFTFQALNPGVYVYHCATPHIPTHVAMGMYGLIVVEPEGGLPAVDREFYVMQGEIYTAQARGTAGLLSYDVDKMMAEAPTHVVFNGAVGALAGDNAMQAEVGETVRIYIGNGGPNLTSSFHVIGEVFDRASIEGGSLINENVQTTLVPAGGATYVEFELDVPGDYVLVDHALTRALDGGAVGILHVTGDADPAVFDAPEGAGSGH comes from the coding sequence ATGACCGGCCAGGCTCCAGTTCGCGAGAAGCCGTCCCAAGCTCCCCCGATCCCGCCCTCCGGACCCACGCTCGGCAGCGGCCGGGCGCTCCTGCTGATCGTGACGGCCGTGCTGGCCTCCATCGCCGTCACCCTGGCCATCGGCGACACCGGCTCCGGTGGCGTCGTGGTCGCCGACGCGAGCGCCGTCGGTGCGGCCGAGGTCGAAGCGCTCGAACCCGGCCCGCGCACGGCGGACCGGATCTCGCACGACGGAATCACGATCCCCGAGCCCGTCCGCGACCGCGCGGCGACCACCCTCGAGGTCGAACTGACCACCGTCGAGGTCGAAGGCCAACTGGCCGACGGCTCGACCACCACCTACTGGACCTTCGACGGCTCGGTGCCGGGCCCGCTGGTGCGCGTCCGCGAAGGCGACACGGTGGAGTTCACCCTTCGAAACGACGACGGCAGCAAGAACCCGCACTCGATCGACCTGCACGCGGTCAACGGTCCCGGCGGCGGCGCGGGCGCCACCCAGCTCGCCCCCGGGGAGGTGGGAACGTTCACCTTCCAGGCCCTGAACCCCGGCGTGTACGTCTACCACTGCGCCACCCCGCACATCCCCACGCACGTCGCCATGGGCATGTACGGCCTGATCGTCGTCGAGCCCGAAGGCGGTCTGCCGGCGGTCGACCGTGAGTTCTACGTCATGCAGGGCGAGATCTACACCGCCCAGGCGCGTGGCACCGCCGGGCTGCTGTCCTACGACGTCGACAAGATGATGGCCGAGGCCCCCACGCACGTGGTGTTCAACGGGGCCGTGGGCGCGCTCGCCGGCGACAACGCCATGCAGGCCGAGGTCGGCGAGACCGTGCGGATCTACATCGGCAACGGCGGCCCCAACCTGACGTCGAGCTTCCACGTGATCGGCGAGGTCTTCGACCGCGCCAGCATCGAGGGCGGCTCGCTGATCAACGAGAACGTGCAGACCACCCTCGTCCCGGCCGGTGGGGCGACCTACGTCGAGTTCGAGCTCGACGTGCCGGGTGACTACGTCTTGGTCGACCACGCCCTGACCCGCGCCCTCGACGGCGGGGCGGTCGGGATCCTCCACGTGACCGGCGACGCCGATCCGGCCGTCTTCGACGCCCCCGAGGGCGCCGGTTCCGGCCACTGA
- the mmsB gene encoding multiple monosaccharide ABC transporter permease — translation MTALLNLKELVTGNLRQSGIYVAFVAIVGFFAVLTSGVLLSPGNLTNIVLQYSYILILAIGMVIIIIGGHIDLSVGSVVALTGAVSAVLVIQQGYPWWVGILGALATGLLVGVWQGFWVAYVGIPAFIVTLAGMLIFRGLTLQVLNNISLSPFPREYQQVASGFLNGLLGGHGVDVFTLVIAAIAVIGYAVNAYRTRLRRVEYNQPVPTLLLFCLQILAVGAVVMAFAYQLARSRGLPIVLILLAILILSYSALTKKSVFGRHVYAIGGNLAAARLSGVKVRKVNFWNFVNMGFLAAVAGIVYSSRSNGAQPAAGNMFELDAIAAAFIGGAAVTGGVGTVVGAIVGGLIMGTMANGMQLMGVNQSMQAVVRGLVLLLAVAFDVYNKRRANSGL, via the coding sequence ATGACGGCACTACTCAACCTGAAGGAGCTCGTGACGGGGAACCTGCGTCAGAGCGGGATCTACGTCGCGTTCGTGGCGATCGTCGGGTTCTTCGCGGTGCTGACCAGCGGCGTGTTGCTGAGCCCCGGCAACCTCACCAACATCGTCCTGCAGTACTCCTACATCCTGATCCTCGCGATCGGGATGGTGATCATCATCATCGGCGGCCACATCGACCTGTCGGTCGGCTCCGTGGTCGCCCTGACGGGCGCGGTGTCGGCCGTGCTGGTGATCCAGCAGGGCTATCCGTGGTGGGTCGGCATCCTCGGCGCGCTCGCGACCGGGTTGCTGGTCGGTGTCTGGCAGGGGTTCTGGGTCGCCTACGTCGGTATCCCGGCCTTCATCGTCACGCTGGCCGGCATGCTGATCTTCCGCGGGCTGACCCTGCAGGTCCTCAACAACATCTCGCTCTCGCCGTTCCCGCGCGAGTACCAGCAGGTCGCCAGCGGGTTTCTCAACGGTCTGCTCGGCGGGCACGGGGTCGACGTGTTCACGCTGGTCATCGCCGCGATCGCGGTGATCGGCTACGCCGTCAACGCGTACCGGACGCGTCTGCGCCGCGTCGAGTACAACCAGCCCGTGCCGACGCTCCTGCTGTTCTGCCTGCAGATCCTGGCGGTGGGCGCGGTCGTGATGGCCTTCGCCTACCAGCTCGCACGCAGCCGCGGCCTGCCGATCGTCCTGATCCTGCTCGCGATCCTGATCCTGTCGTACAGCGCCCTGACGAAGAAGTCGGTGTTCGGACGCCACGTGTACGCCATCGGTGGCAACCTCGCGGCCGCCCGGCTGTCCGGCGTGAAGGTCCGGAAGGTCAACTTCTGGAACTTCGTCAACATGGGCTTCCTCGCGGCCGTCGCCGGCATCGTCTATTCGTCGCGCTCCAACGGCGCCCAGCCCGCCGCGGGCAACATGTTCGAGCTCGACGCGATCGCGGCCGCCTTCATCGGTGGCGCCGCGGTGACGGGCGGCGTCGGCACGGTGGTCGGCGCGATCGTCGGCGGCCTGATCATGGGCACCATGGCCAACGGCATGCAGCTCATGGGGGTCAACCAGTCGATGCAGGCGGTCGTGCGCGGCCTGGTGCTGCTGCTCGCCGTGGCCTTCGACGTCTACAACAAGCGGCGCGCCAACAGCGGTCTCTGA
- a CDS encoding carboxylate--amine ligase, with protein MRPAVVVVGLDCLQGLQSARVLAAAGLAVVGIMKDAAHYAAATRVCHRIVVADTGGPGLVDRLEELGPGFADPPVLLPCQDKNVLIVSRERERLARWYRLALAPHETVETLLDKASFHAYALAAGLPVPDTHVLGDRADAEAAAQALTYPAILKPSVRLREWSRHTRTKALIADGPDELLAHYDRFAPWAEVLLAQQLIRGGDRNHVTCNAYFDRDGEAAVVFTTRKVRQWPPRTGQACASEEVRDDAAVDLTMRVFGGIGYHGLAYLETKRDEVTGEYAIIEANVGRPTGRSASAEAAGVPLLYTMYCDAVGLPLPSGRVQRFGPTIWVHTVRDLQAAAHHWRRGELDVMDWWRSVQGPRAHAIASRDDPRPFLRAVLTALRERGAVRDAPATGAVPPEPPVPPVPPVPPVATPAAGPG; from the coding sequence ATGCGCCCGGCTGTCGTCGTCGTCGGGCTGGACTGTCTCCAGGGCCTGCAGTCCGCGCGCGTCCTCGCCGCGGCGGGCCTGGCCGTCGTCGGCATCATGAAGGACGCCGCTCATTACGCGGCCGCGACGCGCGTGTGCCATCGGATCGTCGTCGCGGACACGGGCGGTCCCGGGCTGGTGGACCGCCTGGAGGAGCTCGGGCCCGGCTTCGCCGACCCACCGGTGCTGCTCCCGTGCCAGGACAAGAACGTGCTGATCGTGTCGCGCGAGCGCGAGCGTCTCGCGCGTTGGTACCGCCTCGCGCTCGCCCCGCACGAGACCGTCGAGACGCTGCTGGACAAGGCTTCGTTCCATGCGTATGCCCTCGCGGCCGGACTCCCGGTCCCGGACACGCACGTGCTCGGCGACCGTGCCGACGCGGAGGCCGCGGCGCAGGCGCTGACCTATCCGGCCATCCTGAAGCCGTCCGTACGTCTGCGCGAATGGTCGAGGCACACCAGGACGAAGGCGCTGATCGCGGACGGTCCGGACGAGCTGCTGGCCCACTACGACCGCTTCGCGCCGTGGGCGGAGGTGCTGCTCGCCCAGCAGCTGATCCGTGGAGGCGACCGCAACCACGTCACCTGCAACGCCTACTTCGACCGTGACGGCGAGGCCGCCGTGGTCTTCACCACGCGCAAGGTCCGCCAGTGGCCGCCGCGGACCGGGCAGGCCTGCGCCAGCGAGGAAGTGCGCGACGACGCCGCCGTCGACCTCACCATGCGGGTGTTCGGCGGCATCGGCTACCACGGCCTGGCGTACCTCGAGACCAAGCGCGACGAGGTGACCGGCGAGTACGCGATCATCGAGGCGAACGTCGGCCGGCCGACGGGCCGCTCGGCGTCTGCGGAGGCAGCCGGCGTACCGCTGCTCTACACAATGTACTGCGACGCCGTCGGCCTCCCGCTGCCGTCGGGACGCGTGCAGCGGTTCGGGCCGACGATCTGGGTGCACACGGTCCGGGACCTGCAGGCTGCCGCCCATCACTGGCGCCGTGGGGAGCTCGACGTCATGGACTGGTGGCGTTCCGTCCAGGGCCCGCGGGCCCATGCCATCGCGTCGCGTGACGACCCGCGTCCGTTCCTGCGCGCGGTCCTCACCGCCCTGCGGGAGCGCGGTGCGGTGCGCGACGCGCCGGCAACCGGCGCGGTCCCGCCGGAACCGCCGGTCCCGCCGGTCCCGCCGGTCCCGCCGGTCGCGACGCCGGCTGCCGGGCCCGGATAA
- a CDS encoding Rrf2 family transcriptional regulator, with translation MKLTLGKRADYSVRAVLDLARHHGNGRRTTRAIAEAMAIPVNFLPALLAELVRAGLVVSVAGRSGGYALARAPGEISLLEVIEAAEEEPARECVLRGGPCRWQDACVVHEPLATARESLRASLAMTDFAQLVARDAALEVADAARPHHEHHAT, from the coding sequence ATGAAGCTGACCCTCGGCAAGCGGGCCGACTACAGCGTGCGTGCCGTGCTGGACCTCGCGCGTCATCACGGCAACGGGCGACGTACGACCCGGGCGATCGCCGAGGCGATGGCCATCCCGGTCAACTTCCTTCCCGCGCTGCTGGCCGAACTGGTCCGCGCCGGCCTGGTCGTGTCGGTGGCGGGCCGCAGCGGCGGCTACGCACTGGCCCGCGCCCCCGGAGAGATCTCGCTGCTCGAAGTGATCGAGGCCGCCGAGGAGGAGCCGGCCCGCGAGTGCGTGCTGCGGGGTGGCCCCTGCCGCTGGCAGGACGCCTGCGTCGTCCACGAGCCGCTGGCCACCGCACGCGAGTCGTTGCGTGCCTCACTCGCCATGACCGACTTCGCGCAGTTGGTGGCGCGTGACGCGGCGCTGGAGGTCGCGGACGCCGCCCGACCGCACCACGAGCACCACGCCACGTGA
- a CDS encoding putative Ig domain-containing protein, with translation MTCRATTLVVTLTLLAAPAAAWAEPGESVPVLQNTLGDGVPVVGTDISSLGGQQYHQNNQRNVWWNEYQQRWDGILPTASPPASRSSAWWLWYGLEAETPEPVTEVEDAPARTPDAYWDADERLLYVFFSRGNSGTSNFRRFAYDPTTDRYVEQRRPGGANAPTRLRGGKRVTIIKSPNGHLWAGVNSVETREILISRSTDGGDTWPEPVRIKDTAIGGEGHWVTFTQDGRTRVGFAATEDGVAPDARVHFLHLDEDESQWADPASWTDETASLPDWEGDERADDELSAVVFEDRVFITIETEPLGDARSARRPQLIVYEREAGGGWLKHVILRYDRGINDAKRPVITVDASARLLIVSGGTTQRTHADLWYAPIDALQGRDEAWETLRVFQVTDPASENIYTTRMPLPRFPVTSQSNLPILIDDRGDALNLRRQVVSSSGGGAPPGTPNRPPVVESVTIDQDAPGTDDTLTVTVVASDPDGDELTYQHRWSRNGEQLVGETGASLDLSRPGNGDKGDAISVEVVASDGQLESAPVSSAAVTIVNTPPAFDEQLPDRTDPEGATVSLSASASDPDGDLLTYRAEGLPPGIAIDPDTGAITGTLATGAAADSPYEVAVTVSDGEADGPAPPAAISRVQSAADDLSGVNTLAVSFERTPQPGNLLVAFGHYGANRTPTIPPGWTLALETNQGAETVVFYRVAGVDEPTEVELGASGAPLFMSLSIFEYAGLHPVQSEVLDRVAFNVANDVSTVTTGLTQPTRQDDQLLLASVGLNGTRSFDDAWTDGFRRLTSERRQTVAERIVTTTGSFQTSESWSDRTVGIAVGSLLTFRGATASEAPPPAETTQTFTWTVTTTTPPTGPVIDDVTVAPAAPRTDDTLSTAVSTTGDGPLTYTYRWLRNDSPLDDETGHTLDLSRPGNGDKGDRIAVEVVASDGTTSSEPVRSAEVTVVNSPPAFDPGPQDRTDREGDDVSFATTASDPDEDELTYAAAGLPGGVSIDPATGEVAGTLAVGSAGDHDVTVTVSDGDDAAEATFRWTVTTDAAPPDAPTGLATTSTSTEVLLSWDAAAGAVGYHVLRGEAPAGPFDALTNSPVTDTTFTDVSAPPGTSYYRVTAVDAAGNESPPAETSVQDRIVLRSVSEATARDAREIRVDRPTGVAADDVLVATIAVSGAAVNAAPGWTLIREDAASGGLRQATYHRVAGDDEPSVYPFAFAAAASATGVVVAYRGVDATAPVEVDAGRANPSSTTITAPSVTTTAADRLLVGAFSVASNASNGLEPPEEMVERADVVQGQGRDKLALEVADQILPAAGASGTRSATATNRPGVNIGQLIALRPAGS, from the coding sequence TTGACGTGCCGAGCCACGACGCTGGTCGTGACGTTGACGTTGCTGGCGGCACCGGCCGCGGCGTGGGCGGAACCGGGCGAGAGCGTCCCGGTGCTGCAGAACACCCTCGGTGACGGCGTGCCGGTCGTGGGGACCGACATCAGCAGTCTCGGTGGGCAGCAGTACCACCAGAACAACCAGCGCAACGTGTGGTGGAACGAGTACCAGCAGCGCTGGGACGGGATCCTGCCCACCGCGTCACCACCCGCCAGCCGCTCGTCCGCGTGGTGGCTGTGGTACGGCCTGGAGGCCGAGACACCGGAGCCGGTCACCGAGGTCGAGGACGCGCCGGCGCGGACGCCGGACGCCTACTGGGATGCCGATGAGCGGCTGCTCTACGTGTTCTTCTCCCGCGGCAACTCGGGGACGTCCAACTTCCGTCGGTTCGCGTACGACCCCACCACCGACCGCTACGTCGAGCAGCGGCGACCGGGCGGCGCGAACGCCCCCACCCGCCTGCGCGGCGGCAAGCGCGTCACGATCATCAAGTCCCCCAACGGCCACCTGTGGGCCGGGGTGAACAGCGTCGAGACCCGCGAGATCCTCATCTCGCGGTCGACCGACGGCGGCGACACCTGGCCCGAGCCGGTGCGCATCAAGGACACGGCCATCGGCGGTGAGGGCCACTGGGTGACGTTCACCCAGGACGGCCGCACGCGGGTCGGATTCGCCGCGACCGAGGACGGCGTGGCGCCGGACGCGCGGGTGCACTTCCTGCACCTCGACGAGGACGAGTCCCAGTGGGCGGACCCTGCGAGCTGGACCGACGAGACCGCGTCGCTACCGGACTGGGAAGGTGACGAACGCGCCGACGACGAACTGTCCGCGGTCGTCTTCGAGGACCGGGTCTTCATCACGATCGAGACCGAACCGCTGGGCGACGCACGCTCGGCACGGCGGCCACAGCTGATCGTGTACGAGCGCGAGGCCGGCGGCGGGTGGTTGAAGCACGTGATCCTGCGCTACGACCGTGGCATCAACGACGCCAAGCGGCCGGTCATCACCGTGGACGCCTCCGCCCGACTGCTCATCGTTTCCGGCGGCACCACCCAGCGCACCCACGCCGATCTGTGGTACGCGCCGATCGACGCGCTCCAGGGGCGCGACGAGGCCTGGGAGACGCTGCGCGTCTTCCAGGTCACCGACCCGGCGAGCGAGAACATCTACACCACCCGGATGCCGCTGCCCCGCTTCCCGGTCACGTCGCAGTCGAACCTGCCGATCCTCATCGACGACCGCGGCGACGCGCTGAACCTGCGCCGCCAGGTGGTGAGCTCGAGCGGCGGCGGCGCGCCCCCGGGCACGCCGAACCGGCCACCGGTCGTCGAGTCCGTCACGATCGACCAGGACGCGCCGGGAACCGACGACACCCTCACGGTGACGGTGGTGGCCTCCGACCCCGACGGGGACGAGCTCACCTACCAGCACCGCTGGTCGAGGAACGGCGAGCAACTCGTCGGCGAGACCGGCGCGAGCCTGGACCTGTCACGGCCCGGCAACGGCGACAAGGGCGATGCCATCTCGGTCGAGGTGGTCGCGTCCGACGGACAACTCGAAAGCGCGCCGGTGTCCTCCGCAGCCGTCACGATCGTGAACACGCCGCCGGCGTTCGACGAGCAACTCCCGGACCGGACCGACCCCGAGGGGGCGACGGTCAGCCTGTCGGCGTCGGCGAGCGATCCCGACGGTGACCTGCTGACCTACCGCGCCGAGGGACTGCCGCCCGGAATCGCCATCGACCCCGACACCGGGGCGATCACCGGCACGCTCGCGACCGGGGCGGCAGCCGACAGCCCGTACGAGGTCGCGGTCACCGTCAGCGACGGTGAGGCCGACGGCCCGGCGCCGCCGGCGGCGATCTCGCGCGTGCAGTCGGCCGCCGACGACCTCAGCGGGGTGAACACCCTCGCCGTGAGCTTCGAGCGGACCCCGCAGCCCGGCAACCTCCTGGTCGCCTTCGGTCACTACGGCGCCAATCGCACCCCGACGATCCCGCCCGGCTGGACGCTTGCCCTGGAGACCAACCAGGGCGCGGAGACCGTCGTCTTCTACCGGGTCGCCGGCGTCGACGAACCGACCGAGGTCGAGCTCGGCGCCAGCGGCGCGCCGTTGTTCATGAGCCTGTCGATCTTCGAGTACGCCGGGCTCCATCCGGTGCAGTCCGAGGTCCTCGACCGGGTCGCCTTCAACGTCGCCAACGACGTGAGCACCGTGACGACCGGGCTCACCCAGCCGACCCGACAGGACGACCAGCTCCTGTTGGCGTCGGTCGGCCTCAACGGCACCCGCAGCTTCGACGACGCGTGGACCGACGGTTTCCGCCGCCTGACCAGCGAGCGTCGCCAGACCGTGGCCGAGCGGATCGTGACGACGACGGGGTCGTTCCAGACCTCCGAGTCGTGGTCCGATCGGACCGTCGGGATCGCGGTCGGCTCGTTGCTGACGTTCCGGGGCGCGACCGCCTCGGAGGCGCCGCCGCCGGCCGAGACGACCCAGACGTTCACCTGGACCGTGACCACCACCACACCGCCGACCGGCCCCGTGATCGACGACGTGACCGTGGCCCCCGCGGCGCCGCGCACCGACGACACCCTGTCGACGGCGGTCTCGACCACCGGCGACGGCCCGCTGACCTATACCTACCGGTGGCTGCGCAACGACAGCCCACTGGATGACGAGACCGGCCACACGCTCGACCTGTCGCGACCGGGCAACGGAGACAAGGGTGACCGCATCGCCGTCGAGGTGGTGGCGTCCGACGGCACGACGTCCAGCGAGCCGGTGCGATCGGCGGAGGTGACGGTCGTCAACTCGCCGCCCGCGTTCGACCCGGGGCCGCAGGACCGCACCGACCGTGAGGGCGACGACGTTTCGTTCGCGACCACGGCCAGCGACCCCGACGAGGACGAGCTGACCTACGCCGCGGCGGGGTTGCCGGGCGGCGTGTCGATCGACCCGGCGACGGGCGAGGTCGCCGGAACCCTCGCCGTCGGCAGCGCCGGCGACCACGACGTCACCGTGACGGTCAGCGACGGCGACGACGCCGCCGAGGCGACGTTCCGGTGGACGGTCACGACCGACGCGGCGCCGCCGGACGCACCGACCGGACTGGCCACGACGTCCACCTCCACCGAGGTACTGCTGTCGTGGGACGCCGCCGCCGGGGCGGTCGGCTACCACGTCCTCCGCGGAGAGGCGCCCGCGGGTCCCTTCGACGCGCTGACGAACTCGCCGGTGACGGACACGACGTTCACCGACGTCTCCGCGCCACCGGGGACGTCGTACTACCGGGTGACGGCCGTCGACGCGGCCGGGAACGAATCCCCACCGGCCGAGACGTCCGTGCAGGACCGGATCGTGCTGCGGTCGGTGAGTGAAGCCACCGCACGTGACGCCCGCGAGATCCGTGTCGACCGTCCCACAGGCGTCGCAGCCGACGACGTGCTGGTGGCCACGATCGCGGTCAGCGGCGCGGCCGTCAACGCCGCACCCGGGTGGACGCTGATCCGCGAGGACGCCGCGAGCGGCGGGCTGCGACAGGCCACCTACCACCGGGTCGCCGGTGACGACGAACCGTCGGTGTATCCGTTCGCGTTCGCGGCGGCGGCGAGCGCGACGGGGGTCGTCGTCGCTTACCGCGGGGTCGACGCGACGGCGCCCGTCGAGGTCGACGCCGGCCGGGCGAACCCCTCGTCGACCACCATCACGGCGCCGAGCGTGACCACCACCGCGGCCGACCGGCTGCTGGTCGGGGCGTTCAGCGTGGCCAGCAACGCCTCGAACGGACTGGAGCCGCCCGAGGAGATGGTCGAGCGTGCGGACGTCGTACAAGGCCAGGGTCGCGACAAGCTGGCCCTGGAAGTCGCGGACCAGATCCTGCCCGCGGCGGGGGCGTCCGGGACGCGCAGCGCGACGGCGACGAACCGGCCGGGGGTCAACATCGGACAGCTGATCGCGCTGCGGCCGGCCGGCTCCTGA
- a CDS encoding PAS domain-containing protein, whose amino-acid sequence MVNATPQWWVAAFERLADITPARIVVLRAPAGAAPTIEWANPSAARVLHRDPRELPGLTVVEAYGEQLGGDLAARLEQARAGGVDFEAVRDLPAGRQSVRASLRALPEDRFVLFALDVSAEREATRRLDNVTRVAGIGVYHWNTVENTVWWSPELYRLFGYDPGEVEATFERYLAAIHPDDADAVLGALDAARAGRQITQTHYRIRRPDGDVRNIEDRAEYTYDDDGRPLYVLGTVQDVTDRLELERQAAALRRATERQRTALQVHDEIVQGLTSAWLALHLGDTDGALEAIQRTTISAQGVVSSLLADVADARGTIRPGDLVREVETGRDTH is encoded by the coding sequence ATGGTGAACGCGACCCCGCAGTGGTGGGTGGCCGCCTTCGAGCGGCTGGCCGACATCACCCCGGCCCGCATCGTCGTGCTCCGTGCGCCCGCGGGCGCGGCTCCGACGATCGAGTGGGCGAACCCCTCGGCGGCGCGGGTGCTGCACCGCGACCCGCGTGAACTGCCCGGTCTGACCGTCGTCGAGGCCTACGGTGAGCAACTCGGTGGTGACCTGGCCGCCCGCCTCGAACAGGCCCGCGCCGGCGGTGTGGACTTCGAGGCGGTCCGCGACCTGCCAGCGGGGCGACAGTCGGTACGCGCGTCGCTGCGCGCACTGCCCGAGGACCGGTTCGTGCTGTTCGCCCTGGACGTCTCCGCCGAACGCGAGGCCACCCGCCGTCTCGACAACGTCACGCGCGTCGCCGGCATCGGCGTCTACCACTGGAACACGGTGGAGAACACGGTGTGGTGGTCACCGGAGCTGTACCGACTGTTCGGCTACGACCCTGGCGAGGTCGAGGCGACCTTCGAGCGCTACCTCGCCGCCATCCACCCCGACGACGCCGACGCCGTCCTGGGCGCCCTCGACGCCGCCCGCGCCGGTCGGCAGATCACCCAGACGCACTACCGGATCCGGCGCCCGGACGGTGACGTCCGCAACATCGAGGACCGCGCCGAGTACACCTACGACGACGACGGCCGTCCGCTGTACGTGCTCGGCACCGTCCAGGACGTCACCGACCGGCTGGAGCTCGAGCGGCAGGCCGCCGCCCTGCGACGTGCCACCGAACGGCAACGCACGGCGCTGCAGGTGCACGACGAGATCGTGCAGGGCCTGACCTCGGCCTGGCTCGCCCTGCACCTCGGGGACACCGACGGTGCGCTGGAGGCGATCCAGCGCACGACCATCAGCGCCCAGGGCGTCGTGTCGTCGCTGCTCGCGGACGTCGCCGACGCGCGCGGCACCATCCGCCCCGGCGACCTCGTCCGCGAGGTCGAGACGGGACGCGACACCCACTGA
- a CDS encoding cysteine desulfurase-like protein yields the protein MGYDVATIRASFPSLAEGAAHFDGPGGSQVPRQVGEAVAGTLVAAIANRGRLTPAERRADGVVVEARRAVADLVGGESRGVVFGRSMTALAFQFARTLAQDWGPGDEVLVTRLDHDANIRPWVLAAEAAGATVRWAAFDRDTAALPVEAVTSLLSERTRLVAVTGASNLLGTRPDVATMAAAAHEVGALVHVDGVHLTPHAPVDMVAMGADLFSCSPYKFLGPHLGAMIGAPELLETLRPEKLLPSTDAVPERFELGTLPYELLAGTTAAVDFLAAIAGESGQRRTRLLAAMELLEAHETALAERLEAGLGALERVRLLGRAPRRTPTVAFLVDGMEPGDVAQHLADAGVNAPASHFYAIEASRWLGLGDTGAVRAGIAPYTDDSDVDRLLEAMQDLVSR from the coding sequence ATGGGATACGACGTCGCCACCATCCGTGCCAGCTTCCCCTCGCTCGCCGAGGGCGCCGCCCACTTCGACGGCCCCGGTGGGTCGCAGGTGCCCCGGCAGGTCGGGGAAGCGGTCGCCGGCACGCTGGTCGCCGCGATCGCCAACCGCGGCCGGCTCACCCCGGCGGAGCGGCGCGCCGACGGGGTGGTCGTCGAGGCACGCCGCGCCGTCGCGGACCTCGTCGGCGGGGAGTCCCGCGGGGTGGTCTTCGGCCGCTCGATGACCGCGCTGGCGTTCCAGTTCGCGCGCACGCTCGCGCAGGACTGGGGACCCGGCGACGAGGTCCTCGTCACCCGCCTCGACCACGACGCCAACATCCGGCCGTGGGTGCTGGCCGCTGAGGCGGCCGGGGCCACCGTCCGGTGGGCCGCGTTCGACCGCGACACCGCCGCACTGCCGGTGGAGGCCGTCACCTCGCTGCTGTCCGAGCGCACCCGCCTGGTGGCCGTGACGGGTGCGTCCAACCTCCTCGGCACCCGCCCAGACGTGGCGACCATGGCCGCCGCCGCGCACGAGGTGGGCGCGCTGGTGCACGTCGACGGCGTCCACCTGACGCCCCACGCGCCCGTCGACATGGTGGCGATGGGCGCCGACCTGTTCAGCTGCTCGCCCTACAAGTTCCTCGGCCCGCACCTGGGGGCCATGATCGGGGCGCCGGAGCTGCTGGAGACGCTGCGGCCGGAGAAGCTGTTGCCGTCCACGGACGCCGTGCCGGAGCGCTTCGAGCTGGGCACGCTGCCGTACGAACTGCTGGCCGGGACCACCGCGGCGGTCGACTTCCTCGCCGCGATCGCGGGCGAGAGCGGGCAGCGGCGCACCCGCCTGCTGGCCGCGATGGAGCTGCTGGAGGCCCACGAGACCGCGCTGGCGGAGCGGCTGGAGGCCGGCCTGGGCGCGCTCGAGCGGGTGCGGCTGCTCGGCCGTGCGCCCCGGCGCACGCCCACGGTGGCCTTCCTCGTCGACGGGATGGAACCCGGTGACGTGGCGCAGCACCTCGCGGACGCCGGGGTCAACGCGCCGGCGAGCCACTTCTACGCCATCGAGGCATCACGCTGGCTGGGGCTCGGCGACACCGGAGCCGTGCGCGCCGGGATCGCGCCGTACACCGACGACAGCGACGTCGACCGGCTGCTCGAGGCGATGCAGGACCTCGTCAGCCGCTGA